The sequence below is a genomic window from Lelliottia sp. JS-SCA-14.
TAGATGGACGCAGAGAGCGAACCGCCGCAGGCCTGCAGCTTATTGGTTGCCAGCGCCTGGGCCGGACTCATGCCCGCGGCCAGCAGCGCAGGCACCGTCAGCAGACCGCCCCCACCCGCCAGCGCATCGATAAAACCCGCCAGCATCGCGACAAAGAACAGTACCGCCAGAAGCCACGGTGACACCATAAACAGATCGACGAAATTATCCATTAAAGTACATGCTCATCCAGTAGCGCCTGGCAGGAAGGCGGCAACGGAGGCGGTGTCTTCTTCTCAGGCTTGGTGGTTCCAGGTTTTGCTGGCTCAAACCAGCTCTGCAGCTCGGCCCCGCAGCCATCTCCCGGCGGCGGTAACGGCTGATCCTCACACTCCAGGCTGTTCGCCGGGCAGCGCAGACGCACGTGCATATGCGCGCGATGCTGGAACCACGGACGCACTTTACGCAGCCAGTCGCGATCCGTTCCGGCATCAAGACAAAGCTGCTGTTTTATCGCCGGGTTGACGAAGATGCGCGTCACGTCGTTATCTTTCGCCGCCAGTTTGATCATGCTCGAGACGTCCGGCGACCACAGAGACGGCACCACGCTTTTGCCATCGCGCGCGACGAGATCCAGCGCCTGCGGTTTCAGCAGTTGCGACGAACTCCAGCGTGTTTTCGGCAGTTGCAGGAAGATATCAACATCGAGACCCGACTGATGGCTGGCGTGACCGCCATTAAATCGACCTCCTGCTGGCATTCCCATATCGCCAATCAGCATCGTCCCGAGCCCCAGGTTGTGCACCTGGTTACCCAGACGCTGGATAAACAGCACCAGATCCGGATGGCCAAAGTAACGACGCTGGTCGGTGCGCATCACCTGATAGGTATCAGACTGCAGCGGTAAATCCTGCGCGCCGACGATACAGCCGTTGGCAAACGCGCCGATCGACTGGGCGCTGCCCGCGATCGGATGGGTAATTTTTTGCCACGGGGTGGCTGCCAGACTGGCTCCACTGGCGAGCAGGGCCAGCAGAGCAAAAGCGGTTTTTTTCATGTTTACCAGCGTGGAAGAGGGGCCGTCACGTCCGCATTCTGCGCGCGCTGGCGCAGGAAATGATCCATCAGCACAATCGCCAGCATCGCTTCTGCGATCGGCACCGCGCGGATCCCGACACAAGGATCGTGACGCCCTTTGGTGATCATCTCAACTTCTTCGCCAGAGCGATTAATGGTGCGCCCAGGGACGGTAATGCTGGAAGTCGGTTTCAGCGCAATGTTGGTCACAATTTGCTGACCGCTGCTGATGCCGCCCAGAATGCCGCCCGCGTGGTTGCTCTGGAAACCGTCTTTGGTGATTTCATCGCGATTCTGGCTGCCGCGCAGGGCGACCACGTCAAAACCGTCGCCAATTTCAACGCCCTTCACCGCATTGATGCTCATCATCGCGTGGGCGATGTCCGCATCCAGACGATCGAAGACCGGCTCGCCGAGGCCCGGAGGAACGCCGTCTGCCACCACGGTCACTTTCGCGCCGATGGAGTCGCCCTCTTTTTTCAGGCCGCGCATCAGTTCGTCCAGCGCGTCAATTTTGTCGGCATCCGCGCAGAAGAACGGGTTCTGCTCAACCAGATCCCAGTCTTTGATCGCCAGCGGAATGTCGCCCATCTGGGTCAGGCAGCCGCGGATCACGATGCCGAATTTTTGCGCCAGATATTTTTTGGCGATAGCGCCTGCGGCCACGCGCATGGCGGTTTCACGCGCCGAAGAGCGTCCGCCGCCGCGGTAGTCACGAAAACCGTATTTTTGTTC
It includes:
- the mepA gene encoding penicillin-insensitive murein endopeptidase — its product is MKKTAFALLALLASGASLAATPWQKITHPIAGSAQSIGAFANGCIVGAQDLPLQSDTYQVMRTDQRRYFGHPDLVLFIQRLGNQVHNLGLGTMLIGDMGMPAGGRFNGGHASHQSGLDVDIFLQLPKTRWSSSQLLKPQALDLVARDGKSVVPSLWSPDVSSMIKLAAKDNDVTRIFVNPAIKQQLCLDAGTDRDWLRKVRPWFQHRAHMHVRLRCPANSLECEDQPLPPPGDGCGAELQSWFEPAKPGTTKPEKKTPPPLPPSCQALLDEHVL
- the aroC gene encoding chorismate synthase, translating into MAGNSIGQLFRVTTFGESHGLALGCIVDGVPPGIELTEADLQHDLDRRRPGTSRYTTQRREPDSVKILSGVFEGRTTGTSIGLLIENTDQRSQDYGAIKDVFRPGHADYTYEQKYGFRDYRGGGRSSARETAMRVAAGAIAKKYLAQKFGIVIRGCLTQMGDIPLAIKDWDLVEQNPFFCADADKIDALDELMRGLKKEGDSIGAKVTVVADGVPPGLGEPVFDRLDADIAHAMMSINAVKGVEIGDGFDVVALRGSQNRDEITKDGFQSNHAGGILGGISSGQQIVTNIALKPTSSITVPGRTINRSGEEVEMITKGRHDPCVGIRAVPIAEAMLAIVLMDHFLRQRAQNADVTAPLPRW